A region of Cardinium endosymbiont of Sogatella furcifera DNA encodes the following proteins:
- a CDS encoding ribonucleoside-diphosphate reductase small subunit yields MNNHTDEPLLQENKNRFVLFPIEHHDIWSFYKQAEASFWTAEEIDLSQDIKDWENLTAGEKHFITHVLAFFAASDGIVNENLVQNFANEVQYTEAKFFYGFQIAIENIHSEAYSLLIDTYVKDPQERHRLFNAIETIEWVGKKADWALRWISKGSFAERLIAFAAVEGIFFSGSFCAIFWLKKRGLMPGLTFSNELISRDEGLHCDFACLLYNQHIKNKLPEERVTQIITDAVAIESEFVSDALPVKLIGMNAALMTQYIQFVADRLLLELGCKKVYQVTNPFDFMEMIALQGKTNFFEKRVGEYQKSGVMSSISEDKDKARFKLDEEF; encoded by the coding sequence ATGAACAACCATACCGATGAACCTCTTTTGCAAGAGAATAAAAATAGATTTGTTTTATTTCCTATTGAGCACCACGACATCTGGAGCTTTTACAAACAAGCAGAGGCTAGTTTTTGGACCGCAGAAGAAATCGACTTAAGCCAGGATATAAAAGATTGGGAAAACTTAACGGCTGGTGAAAAGCACTTTATTACCCATGTGCTTGCTTTTTTTGCCGCTAGCGATGGGATTGTGAATGAAAATTTGGTTCAAAACTTTGCCAATGAAGTACAATATACAGAGGCCAAGTTTTTTTATGGATTCCAGATTGCTATTGAAAACATCCATTCTGAAGCCTATTCTTTACTGATCGATACCTATGTAAAAGATCCTCAAGAACGCCATAGGTTATTTAACGCCATTGAAACCATTGAGTGGGTGGGCAAAAAAGCAGATTGGGCCCTACGCTGGATCAGCAAAGGTTCCTTTGCAGAACGCTTAATTGCTTTTGCAGCAGTAGAGGGGATTTTCTTTTCTGGTAGCTTCTGTGCGATCTTCTGGCTTAAAAAAAGAGGCTTAATGCCAGGACTCACCTTTTCTAACGAACTCATTTCCAGAGACGAAGGGCTGCACTGTGATTTTGCCTGTTTGCTCTACAACCAACATATCAAAAACAAACTCCCAGAGGAACGGGTGACGCAAATCATAACGGATGCAGTAGCAATTGAAAGTGAATTTGTATCTGATGCATTACCGGTTAAATTGATTGGTATGAATGCAGCACTGATGACCCAATATATTCAGTTTGTGGCCGATAGGTTGCTATTAGAGCTAGGATGCAAAAAAGTCTATCAGGTTACCAATCCATTTGATTTTATGGAAATGATTGCCTTACAAGGAAAAACTAATTTCTTTGAAAAACGAGTAGGTGAATACCAAAAATCAGGGGTGATGAGCAGCATCTCTGAGGATAAAGACAAAGCACGGTTTAAGCTGGATGAGGAGTTTTAA
- a CDS encoding phosphatase PAP2 family protein — translation MMLTTIHKLDQALLLMLNKRHHPVIDHFFTLITDTVFWIPLYIFLLFFLRNALGWHGVVLFILTIVLSDQSAATWLKPFFARYRPCYAIPQLHLVGTHQGLYGFPSAHASNTYAFAMLFWRIFKTKYKGSGLFFIWATIVSYGRIYGGVHYPLDICAGAMVGCCIGLLMDQLYPKSNPLHSNKN, via the coding sequence ATGATGCTCACCACTATTCATAAACTTGATCAAGCATTGTTGCTTATGCTAAACAAAAGGCATCATCCGGTCATAGACCATTTTTTTACACTGATAACCGATACTGTTTTTTGGATACCGCTTTATATCTTTCTTCTATTTTTTCTTAGAAATGCATTGGGCTGGCATGGTGTGGTGCTTTTTATCTTAACCATTGTCCTCTCAGATCAATCTGCTGCTACATGGCTCAAACCCTTTTTTGCACGCTATAGACCTTGCTATGCTATTCCCCAGCTCCACCTTGTAGGCACACATCAAGGCCTATATGGTTTCCCATCTGCGCATGCCAGCAATACCTATGCCTTTGCAATGCTTTTTTGGCGGATTTTTAAAACTAAGTACAAGGGCAGTGGCTTATTTTTTATCTGGGCTACTATTGTTTCGTATGGTCGAATATATGGTGGGGTGCACTATCCACTAGATATTTGTGCAGGTGCCATGGTTGGGTGCTGTATAGGCCTGTTGATGGATCAACTCTATCCAAAAAGCAACCCACTCCATAGCAATAAAAATTAA
- the trmD gene encoding tRNA (guanosine(37)-N1)-methyltransferase TrmD, translating to MRLDIITCCPKWFEGPLKHFIFQRAIQQQLLTIHIHNLRDYTPYKHGKIDDQPYGGAAGMLLMVEPIANCIRTLQQARSYDEVIYMAPDGEPLHQDLVNKCSLKTHLILLCGHYKGIDERIREHFITLEISIGDYVLSGGELPALILADAMARVIPGVLSDADSALTDSFQDGLVAPPAYTRPYNFEGKKVPDVLCSGNHQAIQEWMHQETIARTKKRRPHLLENL from the coding sequence ATGCGGCTTGATATCATCACCTGTTGTCCTAAGTGGTTTGAGGGTCCACTTAAACACTTTATCTTTCAAAGGGCTATCCAGCAACAACTCCTTACGATCCATATACACAATTTGCGTGATTATACGCCATATAAGCATGGAAAAATCGATGATCAACCCTACGGTGGCGCTGCTGGTATGCTGTTAATGGTAGAACCCATTGCGAATTGTATTAGAACCCTGCAACAAGCAAGAAGCTATGATGAGGTGATATATATGGCACCAGACGGTGAACCGCTGCATCAGGATCTTGTCAATAAATGTTCGCTCAAAACGCATTTAATACTATTGTGTGGCCATTATAAAGGCATAGATGAACGCATACGGGAACATTTTATTACCCTAGAAATCAGTATTGGCGACTATGTGCTTTCCGGAGGGGAGTTGCCTGCATTGATCTTAGCGGACGCTATGGCTCGGGTTATACCGGGTGTGCTATCGGATGCGGATTCTGCACTGACCGACTCTTTTCAAGATGGCTTGGTAGCACCACCTGCCTATACACGACCTTACAATTTTGAAGGCAAAAAAGTGCCAGATGTGTTATGTTCTGGCAACCACCAAGCGATTCAGGAATGGATGCACCAAGAAACAATAGCTAGAACTAAAAAAAGAAGACCGCATCTCCTAGAAAATTTGTAA
- the floA gene encoding flotillin-like protein FloA (flotillin-like protein involved in membrane lipid rafts): MAVSQLYLYLFLIAGGFIFFYFFPVGLWITARFSGVQVGLFELVFMRIRKVPPAVIVDGLIVATKAGLQLTLMEVETHYLAGGHVPSVIKALISADKANISLSFKQATAIDLAGRDVFEAVQISVNPKVINTPSVAAVAMDGIQLIAQARVTVRANIQQLVGGAGEETILARVGEGIVTSIGSSTSHKEVLANPDTISQLVLNRGLDAGTAFQILSIDIADVDVGDNIGAKLQIDQANADLRVAEAKAEEKRAMAVALEQEMKAKSEEARAQVILAEAEVPQALAFALRKGQLGVMDHYRMQNIKADTQMRTSVATDDILSK, translated from the coding sequence ATGGCCGTTTCACAACTCTATTTGTATCTTTTTCTTATCGCTGGGGGCTTTATATTTTTTTATTTTTTTCCAGTTGGTCTTTGGATTACGGCTCGTTTTTCCGGCGTGCAAGTTGGTCTATTTGAGCTCGTTTTTATGCGTATTCGTAAAGTGCCACCTGCTGTTATTGTAGATGGGCTTATCGTAGCCACTAAGGCTGGCCTTCAGTTGACTCTTATGGAGGTTGAAACCCATTATTTAGCTGGTGGTCATGTGCCATCTGTTATTAAAGCACTTATTTCTGCAGACAAAGCCAATATTAGCCTTTCGTTTAAGCAGGCCACGGCTATTGATTTAGCCGGTAGAGATGTCTTTGAGGCCGTTCAAATTTCTGTTAATCCAAAAGTCATCAATACACCCTCGGTAGCGGCTGTGGCCATGGATGGCATTCAACTTATTGCCCAAGCAAGGGTTACAGTTAGGGCCAATATTCAACAATTGGTAGGGGGTGCTGGCGAAGAAACCATTTTGGCCCGTGTAGGGGAGGGGATTGTTACCTCGATTGGTTCTTCTACGAGTCACAAGGAAGTGTTAGCCAATCCTGATACCATTTCACAGTTGGTATTGAATAGAGGCTTGGATGCTGGCACTGCTTTCCAGATCCTTTCTATTGATATTGCCGATGTCGATGTAGGTGACAACATTGGTGCTAAGCTCCAAATTGATCAAGCCAATGCAGACTTACGGGTAGCCGAGGCTAAAGCAGAGGAGAAGCGTGCTATGGCGGTAGCCTTAGAGCAAGAAATGAAGGCTAAATCTGAGGAAGCGAGGGCTCAAGTTATTTTAGCTGAGGCAGAAGTCCCACAAGCTTTGGCTTTTGCTTTAAGAAAGGGCCAGTTGGGTGTCATGGATCATTATCGTATGCAAAATATCAAAGCAGATACCCAAATGCGTACCAGTGTAGCAACAGATGATATACTGTCTAAGTGA
- a CDS encoding LptF/LptG family permease, whose amino-acid sequence MNHITIKKIDKLLLRTFITTFILLLALVLFVMVIQSFFALFSDMAGKGLGIAIYTKLLFYLSLNTLPNVFPIATLVTSLIVFGNFSESFELTAMRSVGLSLQRTLRFPFIFILFLSVAIFYFKDYIYPSSKHKIFALVGDICKKKSALLIQEGVFCNNIPGYSIRVDKKLGDQAGMEGIIVYDYTKKYGTAVITIAEKGRLYTTPDEAYLVMELTNGHNYLEPLPPKANHAQPDQKPSFYRNHFATQKIKISLDALKLGHTNAKFIHDPRTRTRPHLKKMIEERAQAIVDQEAYSKSMVTQQAMRYHCTTAPGTQLDDQQAVGSASSQPAATQDTNFLLFRDQLIEKKLDTNTTSYTQPYGHTLQKRVVREALRRINKIKDTLIAQENDKALLSEGLSEALYERAHRLAVATQCVIFFLLAAPLGCIIRRGGFGISVCISFFFILLEYILTILGRDWAIAGTVSTFVGVWLSNFVLLPFCGFFLLKAQQGRGLCATNWYAFFVKVKKP is encoded by the coding sequence ATGAACCATATCACTATCAAAAAAATTGATAAACTACTATTACGTACCTTTATAACAACTTTTATCCTATTACTTGCGCTCGTATTATTTGTAATGGTCATACAGAGTTTCTTTGCCCTATTTAGTGATATGGCAGGTAAAGGCTTAGGGATTGCTATTTATACAAAGTTGTTATTTTACTTATCGTTAAATACCTTACCTAATGTTTTCCCTATTGCTACTTTAGTAACCTCCCTTATTGTTTTTGGTAATTTTTCTGAAAGCTTTGAATTAACCGCTATGCGTTCTGTAGGGCTTTCGCTGCAGCGTACCCTACGGTTTCCCTTTATTTTCATTCTTTTTTTAAGTGTTGCTATTTTTTATTTTAAGGATTACATTTATCCAAGTAGTAAGCATAAAATCTTTGCTTTAGTAGGTGATATCTGCAAAAAAAAATCTGCTTTGTTGATTCAGGAAGGTGTGTTTTGTAACAACATACCAGGCTATAGTATTCGAGTAGATAAAAAACTAGGTGATCAGGCAGGTATGGAAGGGATTATTGTTTATGATTATACTAAAAAATATGGAACGGCCGTTATAACCATTGCGGAGAAAGGTAGGCTCTACACTACACCAGATGAAGCCTATTTGGTTATGGAGCTTACCAATGGTCATAATTATCTAGAGCCTTTACCTCCTAAAGCTAACCATGCGCAGCCTGATCAAAAACCCTCGTTTTATAGAAATCATTTTGCCACTCAAAAAATTAAGATTAGTTTAGACGCCCTTAAGCTTGGGCATACAAATGCTAAATTTATCCATGATCCAAGGACAAGAACCCGTCCACACCTCAAAAAGATGATTGAAGAAAGAGCGCAAGCAATCGTCGATCAGGAAGCGTATAGCAAAAGTATGGTGACCCAGCAAGCTATGCGCTACCATTGTACCACAGCGCCTGGTACGCAGTTGGATGACCAGCAGGCGGTAGGATCGGCATCGTCTCAGCCAGCAGCAACGCAAGATACTAACTTTCTATTGTTTAGAGACCAACTTATAGAAAAAAAACTTGATACAAATACAACGTCTTATACCCAGCCCTATGGCCATACCTTACAAAAGCGTGTGGTTCGGGAAGCCTTAAGACGTATAAACAAAATAAAAGACACCCTAATAGCCCAAGAAAATGATAAAGCCCTACTAAGTGAAGGATTAAGTGAGGCGTTATATGAGCGCGCGCATCGTCTGGCAGTAGCTACGCAGTGTGTCATTTTCTTTTTACTAGCCGCTCCCTTAGGCTGCATTATTAGACGAGGTGGATTTGGGATATCTGTATGTATTAGCTTCTTTTTTATCCTCCTAGAATATATTCTTACTATACTTGGAAGAGATTGGGCTATAGCAGGTACCGTTTCCACTTTTGTGGGCGTTTGGTTGTCTAATTTTGTATTGTTGCCTTTTTGTGGCTTCTTTTTGCTTAAGGCTCAGCAGGGTAGAGGATTATGTGCAACCAACTGGTATGCTTTTTTCGTAAAGGTTAAAAAACCATGA
- the obgE gene encoding GTPase ObgE, giving the protein MSLPNFIDHVKLYLRAGKGGAGLVHFMRAKFVPKGGPDGGDGGRGGHIILRGAKQRNTLLQLKYRKHILATNGEPGGDSCKTGASGKDVLIDVPLGTVAKRVDDDQVLVEVLEDKKKYILMQGGKGGWGNAHFKTPTHQTPRIAYPGETGMEGWMVLELKLLADVGLVGLPNAGKSTLLSVVSAAKPRIDSYPFTTLVPNLGVVAYRADHSFVMADIPGIIEGAAAGKGLGTRFLRHIERNAILLFMVSAESNDIHKSYEMLLSELEAHNPSLLAKPRLLVVSKIDLLDQTTRKTLHLPPDITCCPISAHTGEGIVRLKDLIWEKLSV; this is encoded by the coding sequence ATGTCATTACCCAACTTTATTGATCACGTTAAGCTTTACCTACGCGCTGGTAAAGGGGGAGCCGGATTAGTCCATTTCATGCGTGCCAAGTTTGTGCCCAAAGGCGGGCCAGATGGAGGGGACGGTGGTAGAGGCGGCCATATCATTTTACGTGGTGCCAAACAACGTAATACGTTGCTCCAACTTAAATACCGAAAACATATCCTTGCAACCAATGGGGAACCGGGTGGTGATAGCTGCAAAACAGGTGCAAGCGGGAAAGATGTGCTCATAGATGTACCATTGGGCACAGTAGCCAAAAGAGTAGATGATGACCAGGTACTGGTAGAGGTATTAGAGGACAAAAAAAAATATATCTTAATGCAGGGGGGAAAAGGAGGTTGGGGCAATGCCCATTTTAAAACCCCTACCCATCAAACACCCCGCATCGCTTATCCAGGTGAAACGGGCATGGAAGGCTGGATGGTATTGGAATTGAAATTATTAGCGGACGTAGGCCTTGTAGGGCTACCAAATGCAGGCAAATCTACATTGCTTTCAGTTGTATCAGCGGCTAAACCACGCATTGATAGTTATCCGTTTACCACTTTAGTACCCAACCTTGGTGTAGTAGCCTACCGGGCAGACCATTCTTTTGTAATGGCAGATATTCCAGGGATTATAGAGGGTGCAGCGGCTGGAAAGGGCTTAGGGACACGGTTCCTACGCCATATTGAACGGAATGCCATTTTATTATTTATGGTTAGCGCAGAATCCAATGATATCCATAAAAGCTATGAAATGTTACTGAGCGAATTGGAAGCACATAATCCCTCATTGCTAGCCAAACCCAGGTTGCTGGTTGTGTCAAAAATAGACTTGCTAGACCAAACAACACGTAAAACCTTACACTTACCTCCAGACATAACCTGTTGCCCTATCTCTGCCCATACGGGAGAAGGTATTGTACGCCTTAAAGACCTTATCTGGGAAAAACTTTCTGTCTAA
- a CDS encoding helix-turn-helix domain-containing protein: MEQFTEKHKGKIIEEAIKETGYQMKAVAKGLGIARNTLYIRLKEAELEDSFIIHVSNIIHYDFSKVFPEVYKRVAAQVEHHPERFYLDKSVGRRSSHLLPYYNSEYKNPYFLQLQTLNGKYVSLMEDYHKLLKILMLLANSNALVGVKKDIIEFLENEEKEY, translated from the coding sequence ATGGAGCAGTTCACGGAAAAACATAAGGGCAAGATAATTGAGGAAGCCATTAAAGAAACAGGTTACCAGATGAAAGCAGTAGCCAAGGGGTTGGGTATTGCGCGTAACACCCTCTATATCAGACTCAAGGAGGCGGAGTTAGAAGATTCTTTTATTATCCATGTTAGCAACATCATACACTACGATTTTTCTAAGGTGTTTCCGGAGGTATACAAAAGAGTGGCAGCCCAAGTTGAACATCATCCTGAACGTTTTTATCTAGATAAATCTGTCGGTCGTAGATCATCGCATCTGCTTCCATACTATAATAGTGAATATAAAAACCCATATTTTCTTCAATTACAAACCTTAAATGGGAAGTATGTAAGCCTTATGGAGGATTATCATAAGCTTTTGAAAATTTTAATGCTTCTAGCCAATAGTAATGCATTAGTAGGCGTTAAAAAAGACATTATCGAATTCCTAGAAAATGAGGAAAAAGAATATTAA
- a CDS encoding helix-turn-helix domain-containing protein, with protein sequence MEQHKGKIVEEAIKKSGFRMKALAKKLGIARNTLYTRLKEADIKDAFIIEIGRVIHYDFSNDFPGIYGENGREEATDPRGYASKEDTCQYIDETSARDPYFVQLQLLNKKYLKLMEDYNRLLKMLIVLANDNELMGIKQEIMAFIKSEEQGA encoded by the coding sequence ATGGAACAACATAAAGGAAAAATAGTCGAAGAAGCCATTAAGAAGAGTGGTTTTCGAATGAAGGCATTGGCCAAGAAGTTAGGTATTGCGCGTAATACCCTGTACACCAGACTGAAGGAAGCAGATATAAAGGATGCATTTATTATAGAGATTGGTAGGGTCATACATTATGATTTTTCTAATGATTTCCCAGGTATATATGGAGAAAATGGTAGAGAAGAGGCTACTGATCCTAGAGGTTATGCCTCTAAAGAAGATACGTGTCAATATATAGATGAGACAAGTGCCAGGGATCCATATTTTGTTCAGCTTCAGCTGTTGAATAAAAAATATTTAAAGCTGATGGAGGATTACAATAGGCTTTTAAAAATGTTAATTGTATTGGCTAATGATAATGAATTAATGGGTATTAAGCAGGAGATTATGGCATTCATAAAAAGTGAGGAACAAGGAGCCTAG
- a CDS encoding GNAT family N-acetyltransferase: MHAIKNLSKVPKSVVLNADLMIKQLDKSHEAALFSLIDQNRSYLKKWLPWWVGACTRQSDALHFITSAKDTLEKGTKLIFGIFYKGEMSGIINFNKIDASNDQLAIGYWIGERFQGLGLVIAACSKLIEIGFQTLDLKVIAIRCAVENIRSQKIPTRLGFKKPDMVLKKENVHGTHMDIVVYTIQKDQWLNQKVKA, translated from the coding sequence ATGCATGCAATCAAAAACTTGTCAAAAGTTCCTAAGTCAGTAGTGCTAAATGCAGACTTAATGATTAAACAATTAGATAAGTCGCATGAAGCAGCACTTTTCTCCTTAATAGATCAAAATAGATCATACTTGAAAAAATGGCTGCCTTGGTGGGTGGGTGCATGCACAAGACAAAGTGATGCGCTACATTTTATCACTAGCGCCAAGGATACCCTTGAAAAGGGTACCAAACTTATATTTGGTATATTTTACAAAGGAGAAATGTCTGGAATAATAAATTTTAATAAAATTGATGCATCCAATGACCAATTGGCAATTGGTTATTGGATAGGGGAAAGATTTCAAGGCTTAGGCCTAGTGATAGCTGCTTGTTCCAAGCTTATTGAAATTGGATTTCAGACATTAGACTTAAAGGTTATTGCTATTAGATGTGCAGTGGAAAATATTCGGAGTCAAAAGATACCTACTCGCTTAGGTTTTAAAAAACCTGATATGGTATTAAAAAAAGAAAATGTGCACGGAACGCATATGGATATTGTTGTATATACCATTCAGAAGGATCAATGGCTCAACCAGAAAGTTAAAGCGTAA
- a CDS encoding ribonucleoside-diphosphate reductase subunit alpha, with protein sequence MLVIKRDGRLESVKFDKITARIDKLCYGLNRDYIDTIAIVKKIIEGIYDQVTTSAIDNLAAETVATMAVYHPDYAILAARIAISNLHKETSKSFSSTIKRLYTYVNPSTGQHAALIAPDVYKIIASHAATLDNSIVHERDFTYDFFGFKTLERSYLLKINGKVVERPQYMLMRVAVGIHGDDLDAVLETYQLMSEKWFTHATPTLFNAGTPNPQLSSCFLLTMQSDSIEGIYNTLTQCAKISQFAGGIGLSIHNIRATGSYIRGTNGISNGIVPMLRNFDMTARYVDQGGGKRKGSFAIYLEPWHADIFDFLELKKNHGKEERRARDLFYGLWIPDLFMQRVEADERWSLFCPNEAPGLSDSYGTAFEQKYKQYEKEGKARASIKAQTLWFAILESQIETGTPYMLYKDAANEKSNQKNLGTIKSSNLCTEIMEYTAPDEIAVCNLASIALPMYVDANRSFDHTKLYRVTYLVTKNLNKIIDRNYYPLAEARTSNLRHRPIGIGVQGLADVFLKMKLVFDSPEARLLNQEIFETIYFAALTASKDLAQKEGVYASYAGSPISQGILQFDMWGVAPASGRWDWDHLRKEIGAHGIRNSLLVAPMPTASTSQILVNNECFEPYTANIYTRRVLSGEFIVVNKYLLEDLIALGLWNEQVKEELMMGNGSIQQIACIPQYIKNLYRTVWEIPQKSIIDMAADRAPYICQSQSLNLYVQDATMAKLTSMHFYAWKKGLKTGMYYLRTKAAADAIKFTIQKKEKTAPPLPNEGEKECLMCSG encoded by the coding sequence ATGTTAGTTATAAAACGAGATGGACGCTTAGAATCAGTTAAATTCGATAAAATAACCGCTAGGATAGACAAGCTCTGTTATGGGCTAAATAGAGATTATATTGATACCATAGCTATTGTTAAAAAAATTATTGAAGGCATTTATGATCAGGTCACCACTTCAGCGATAGATAACCTGGCGGCAGAAACGGTAGCAACAATGGCTGTATACCATCCAGATTATGCCATTCTAGCGGCGCGTATAGCTATTTCTAATCTACATAAAGAAACGAGTAAATCTTTTTCTAGCACAATAAAAAGGCTCTATACCTATGTCAATCCTTCGACTGGGCAGCACGCTGCCCTTATCGCCCCTGACGTTTATAAAATTATTGCCAGCCATGCTGCAACTTTAGACAATTCCATTGTACATGAACGTGATTTTACCTATGATTTTTTTGGTTTTAAAACATTGGAGCGTTCTTATCTGCTTAAAATAAATGGCAAAGTTGTGGAACGTCCGCAGTATATGTTGATGCGTGTAGCAGTAGGCATTCATGGTGATGACCTAGACGCTGTGCTTGAAACCTATCAACTCATGTCTGAAAAGTGGTTTACCCATGCCACACCTACGCTTTTTAATGCAGGCACACCCAACCCACAGCTTTCTTCCTGCTTTTTATTAACGATGCAAAGTGACAGCATTGAAGGTATTTACAACACCCTTACACAATGTGCCAAGATATCTCAATTTGCTGGCGGCATTGGATTAAGCATTCATAATATACGTGCTACAGGCTCTTATATTCGAGGGACCAATGGGATTTCTAATGGGATTGTCCCCATGTTGCGAAACTTTGATATGACGGCGCGCTATGTAGATCAAGGAGGAGGCAAACGAAAAGGTAGTTTTGCCATCTATCTGGAGCCTTGGCATGCAGATATCTTTGACTTTCTAGAGTTGAAGAAAAACCACGGCAAAGAAGAAAGAAGGGCCCGGGACCTGTTCTATGGGCTATGGATTCCAGATTTATTTATGCAACGTGTAGAAGCAGATGAGAGGTGGTCTCTCTTTTGCCCCAACGAAGCACCAGGGCTCTCGGACTCCTATGGCACGGCATTCGAGCAAAAATACAAACAGTACGAAAAAGAAGGAAAGGCACGTGCCTCTATCAAAGCACAAACACTTTGGTTTGCTATTCTGGAGTCTCAAATAGAAACCGGAACTCCTTATATGCTCTATAAGGATGCAGCCAACGAAAAGTCTAATCAAAAAAACTTGGGTACTATAAAGTCTAGTAACCTATGTACAGAGATTATGGAATATACTGCACCAGATGAAATTGCGGTTTGTAACCTTGCCTCTATTGCGCTACCGATGTATGTAGATGCCAATCGATCTTTCGATCATACCAAATTATATAGGGTTACCTACCTGGTCACCAAAAATCTTAACAAGATCATCGACCGTAACTATTATCCTTTAGCGGAAGCACGTACCTCTAACTTAAGACACAGGCCGATTGGTATTGGGGTACAGGGATTAGCAGATGTTTTCCTAAAAATGAAACTTGTTTTTGACAGTCCAGAAGCACGGCTGCTCAACCAAGAAATTTTTGAGACCATCTATTTTGCTGCATTAACGGCTTCTAAAGATTTGGCACAAAAAGAGGGAGTATATGCAAGCTACGCTGGTTCACCCATTTCGCAAGGCATCTTACAATTTGACATGTGGGGCGTAGCGCCTGCCTCTGGCAGATGGGATTGGGATCATTTACGTAAGGAAATAGGCGCGCATGGCATCAGGAATTCCCTATTGGTGGCACCCATGCCAACCGCCTCTACTTCTCAAATACTGGTTAATAACGAATGTTTTGAACCCTATACCGCCAATATTTACACCCGCAGGGTGCTTTCTGGCGAGTTTATTGTGGTCAACAAATACCTATTGGAGGACCTCATCGCACTTGGCCTTTGGAATGAGCAGGTGAAAGAAGAGTTGATGATGGGCAATGGCTCCATTCAACAGATTGCCTGTATTCCGCAATACATTAAAAACCTATATAGAACGGTTTGGGAAATTCCTCAAAAGTCTATTATCGATATGGCGGCAGATCGCGCACCTTATATTTGTCAAAGCCAAAGCCTCAATCTCTATGTGCAAGATGCAACTATGGCTAAATTAACCTCTATGCATTTTTATGCTTGGAAAAAGGGGCTGAAAACAGGGATGTATTACTTACGTACCAAAGCAGCAGCAGATGCTATTAAATTTACCATACAAAAGAAAGAAAAAACAGCCCCCCCCTTACCGAATGAAGGGGAAAAAGAATGTTTAATGTGCAGTGGCTAA
- a CDS encoding adenylate kinase translates to MFNIILVGPPGSGKGTQAKRMIQKYGFIPIALGALLRQQMAENGANKRLIEPYINSGQLVPDHLSFELVKQLVQAQPADTSFLFDGFPRTLAQVSFLTHFLKPCNAQIDGVILLDVPQEVLLKRLKNRATIESRADDQDDNKIRTRMQIYEQETLPMVNHYKSEGKLYSVDGTQDVDAVTQSIETIMDRLRP, encoded by the coding sequence ATGTTTAATATTATTCTAGTGGGCCCTCCTGGGTCTGGAAAAGGCACACAAGCTAAACGAATGATTCAAAAATATGGCTTTATACCCATTGCTTTGGGGGCCTTGCTGCGCCAACAAATGGCAGAAAATGGGGCGAATAAAAGGCTCATTGAGCCATACATCAATAGTGGGCAATTGGTACCAGATCACCTCTCTTTTGAATTGGTCAAACAACTGGTGCAAGCACAACCTGCCGATACATCTTTTTTATTTGATGGTTTCCCTAGAACCCTAGCACAGGTCTCCTTCTTAACGCATTTTTTAAAACCATGCAATGCGCAAATAGATGGTGTAATCTTGCTAGATGTGCCCCAAGAGGTCTTATTAAAACGGCTTAAAAATCGCGCTACCATTGAGTCAAGAGCTGATGACCAGGATGACAACAAGATTAGAACACGTATGCAGATATACGAACAGGAGACGTTACCTATGGTCAACCATTATAAATCCGAAGGGAAGCTATATAGTGTAGATGGCACACAAGATGTAGATGCGGTAACCCAGTCTATTGAAACCATTATGGATAGACTCAGACCTTAA